The Channa argus isolate prfri chromosome 22, Channa argus male v1.0, whole genome shotgun sequence genome has a window encoding:
- the nf2b gene encoding NF2, moesin-ezrin-radixin like (MERLIN) tumor suppressor b — protein sequence MSILGLKKKQPNTFKVKVITMDAEMEFSCEVKWKGKDLFDLVCRTIGLRETWFFGLRYTVKDTYAWLKPEKQVLDQDVPKDSPITCHFLAKFFPEKVEEELVQEITQHLFFLQVKKQILDEEIFCSPEASVLLASYAVQAKYGDYDPNFHKPGFLAQDELLPKRVLMQYQMTADMWEEKITAWYAEHRGIARDEAEMEYLKIAQDLEMYGVSYFAITQNKRDTDLLLGVDAQGLHIYSPNSKLNPNKSFPWGGIRNISYSEKEFTIKPLDKKKDVFKFYSSQLRVNKLILQLCIGNHDLFMRRRKVDSVEVQQMKAQAKEEKARKKMERQILAREKQMREEAERAKEEMERRLFQLQDEARLANEALLRSEETADLLAEKAQIAEEEAKLLAHKAAEAEQERQRLEVTAMKTKEEKRLMEQKMREAEQLAVKLVEQSERRLQEADHLKQDLTEAKDAERRAKQKLLEITKTTYPLIAAYSTPPAPPEAAGFSYESESMRLDFKDSDMKRLSMEIERERIEYMEKSKHLQDQLKELKSEIESLKLEEQQQQQQQQQQQQQQQQQQHQQQQQQQQQQQQQQQQQQQQQQQQQQQASFYGLHSEARGYIQEPVYVPHSNRNSAYMSQMAFFEEV from the exons ATGTCTATCCTGGGATTAAAGAAGAAGCAGCCAAATACTTTCAAAGTCAAAGTTATCACAATGGATGCTGAAATGGAGTTCAGCTGTGAG GTGAAGTGGAAAGGTAAAGATTTGTTTGACCTGGTGTGTCGCACTATTGGTTTGAGGGAGACCTGGTTCTTTGGGCTCAGGTACACAGTAAAGGACACTTATGCTTGGCTGAAACCCGAGAAACAG GTTCTAGACCAAGATGTTCCCAAAGACTCTCCCATTACATGTCATTTCTTGGCTAAATTCTTCCCAGAAAAAGTAGAAGAGGAACTTGTCCAAGAAATCACTCAGCACCTCTTCTTCTTACAG GTGAAAAAACAGATACTAGATGAAGAGATATTTTGTTCCCCTGAAGCTTCTGTACTTCTGGCATCATATGCAGTTCAAGCCAAG TATGGGGACTATGACCCAAACTTTCACAAACCGGGTTTCCTGGCACAAGATGAACTTTTACCAAAAAGA GTTCTGATGCAATATCAGATGACAGCTGACATGTGGGAAGAGAAGATCACAGCTTGGTATGCAGAACACAGAGGCATTGCCAG GGATGAAGCAGAGATGGAATACCTGAAGATTGCTCAGGACCTTGAGATGTATGGAGTCAGCTATTTTGCAAtaact CAAAATAAGAGGGACACTGACCTGTTACTTGGAGTGGATGCTCAGGGCCTTCACATCTACAGCCCCAAcagcaaacttaaccctaacaAGTCCTTTCCTTGGGGCGGCATCCGTAATATCTCCTACAGTGAAAAAGAG TTCACAATAAAACCCCTGGACAAGAAGAAAGATGTTTTCAAGTTCTATTCATCTCAACTGCGTGTCAACAAGCTG ATCTTGCAATTGTGCATCGGCAATCACGATCTATTCATGAGAAGGAGGAAGGTGGACTCCGTCGAAGTGCAGCAGATGAAGGCTCAAGCTAAGGAGGAGAAGGCTCGCAAGAAG ATGGAGCGTCAAATCCTGGCGAGGGAGAAACAGATGAGGGAGGAAGCGGAGCGAGCAAAAGAAGAGATGGAACGAAGACTTTTCCAGCTGCAGGACGAAGCACGTCTGGCCAACGAGGCACTG CTACGATCTGAGGAGACGGCAGACCTTCTGGCAGAGAAGGCCCAGATTGCTGAAGAGGAGGCCAAGCTGTTGGCCCACAAGGCTGCAGAGGCTGAGCAGGAGAGGCAGAGGTTAGAGGTCACCGCCATGAAGACCAAGGAGGAGAAAAGGCTGATGGAGCAGAAGATGAGGGaggcagagcagctggctgttaAACTGGTGGAACAGTCTGAAAGGAG GTTGCAGGAGGCAGATCACTTGAAGCAGGACTTGACTGAGGCAAAGGATGCTGAGCGCCGAGCCAAACAGAAGCTACTAGAGATCACCAAAACAACATACCCT CTCATAGCCGCTTACTCCACTCCACCTGCTCCTCCCGAAGCAGCCGGCTTTTCCTATGAATCAGAATCTATGCGTCTCGACTTCAAGGACTCTGACATGAAACGGCTGTCTATggagattgagagagagag GATTGAGTACATGGAGAAGAGTAAACACCTGCAGGATCAGTTGAAGGAGCTCAAGTCAGAGATAGAGTCTCTGAAGCTGgaggagcaacaacaacagcagcagcaacaacaacaacaacaacaacaacaacagcagcaacatcagcagcagcagcaacaacaacaacaacaacaacaacaacaacaacagcagcagcaacagcagcagcagcaacagcaacaggcCAGTTTCTACGGACTCCACAGTGAGGCGAGAGGTTACATCCAGGAGCCGGTCTATGTACCTCACAGCAAC CGAAACTCTGCGTACATGTCTCAGATGGCTTTCTTTGAAGAAGTGTGA